GATGTCGAGGCAGGCGGCGCGACGCGGTTCAAGGTGATCGACAAGATGTTTCGGCCGCAGGAAGGCAAGCTGCTGTGCTGGAACAACCACCGCCCCGACGGCAGCCTGAACCCCGCGACGCTCCATCACGGAATGAAGGTGCGCAAGGGTGTGAAATACGTGATCACCAAATGGTATCGTGAAAGGCCCTGGGGATGGTGAGCGTTCAGCGATCTGGATCATGCCATTGCGGCGCGGTGAAGTTCACGGCCCAGGTCGAGGAGCCGCTGCGCGGGGCGCGCTGCGATTGCTCGATTTGCTCAACCAAGGGCGCGGTCACGGTAGGGACGCCGCTGGATGGACTGGTGATCCTGGAGGGCGAAGACCAGCTCGGCTGCTATCAGTTCAACACCAAGGTGGCGAAACACTACTTCTGCTCGGTGTGCGGTACGTACACTTTCCATCAGCGGCGTTCTGACCCGGATACCTACGGGGTCAACGTAGCCTGTCTCGGCCTCAATTCGTATCACGACTTTCCGGACGTTGCGGTGGTGGATGGCAGGCACCACGTTCGCGATACAGGTAAGGGCAGGCTTGCCGGGCGGCTGAAGTTTGAGCCCTCAGGAGATTGATATCGCCTGTTGGGCGAGCCGTCGCTCTTGACATTTCTAACCAA
Above is a genomic segment from Altererythrobacter sp. Root672 containing:
- a CDS encoding GFA family protein, which produces MKFTAQVEEPLRGARCDCSICSTKGAVTVGTPLDGLVILEGEDQLGCYQFNTKVAKHYFCSVCGTYTFHQRRSDPDTYGVNVACLGLNSYHDFPDVAVVDGRHHVRDTGKGRLAGRLKFEPSGD